CGGGGCTCGGAGTTTGAGCGGGCGGTGTGGGGGGAGATGACCCACATCCCGTACGGGGAGACGCTCACCTACGGCGAGGTGGCAAAGGCGGTCGGCGACCCGGGCGCGGCGCGGGCGGTCGGGGTGGCCTGCAACCGGAACCCGGTCCCGGTGATCGTGCCGTGTCACCGGATCGTCGGTGCGGGCGGGAAGCTGGTCGGCTTCGGCGGCGGTCTGCCCCGGAAGGTGCACCTGCTGGAGTTGGAGGCCCGGGTGGCCCTCCAGCGCGCCTGGTCCTGACCTCCAACTCCAGCGGTGTTCCGATCGTCAGGGGCCGCCCGGAGGCAGTGCCTCCACGGCTGTCTTCGTACCTCCGCCGTGTTTGGTGATGCGCTGTCGAGCTCGGATCTTGATCGCCTTGGTGGTGAAGGAGCGGTTCGTGGCTCGGCTCGACCAGACGTACGCTTCACCCGGTGCCAGGTCGGCCATCTTGCCTGGAGTGAGCTCCGACAATGCGGCGTTCGCCTTTTGCAAGTGCTTGAGCCACGCGGGCGACGTGAACTTGTGCAGGATCACATGATTGGAGAGCTCGATCAGCGAGATGGGTACGGACGGTGGGTCTTGGCTGGCGACCAGGACACTCATGCCCTTGTGTCGCATCTCTCGTACGCTCTCCACCAGGCCCGCGACCAGGTCCGGGCTGTCGATGTACTTGTGTGCCTCGTCGAAGACCACGAGTTTGTTAAATCGTCGTCCACCGTTTTGAGCCTCGGCGAAGAGCTGCATGAGCACCACGAAGAGCCCAAGTGCCTCGTCCTTTTCGATGAACTCGTCACGGAGGTCGACGATGATCATGCGGCCGGGGCGGACCAGCTCCCTGATGCGAGCGTCGTCGTCGACGTATTCGGTGGCCAGATCGAGGCGCTGATGCGCCAGCTGCTTGAGATGATCCGGCAGGCCCGAACTGTCGATCCCCTGCCGGATGACGTCGATTCGGAGATCGTTTCGATGTGCCCGCATGATCCGTTGTAGTTGCCGGATGTACGTCGACTGGTTGCCCACTGCACCCATGAGAAAACGCCAATGCTCGGCGCGCAGCTCAGCGGAGCCGAACTTCAGCGGCTGCACAATCAGTTGCGGGTACTCGGCTCGGCGTTGCTCAAGCTGATCCTCCGGCACCAGCATGACGACGTCGGAAAGCCCTTCGGGGGCGATGCCGTATTTGGTCTGGAGCTCACGTACTTGGTCGGGGTCGTCATTCGGCTCGACCATGCTCGTGAATTCCGGGGCGTACTCTTGTGTCTGACTGTAGTGGAAGACGATGGTCGCCAGTGGGTGGGGCACCACGTTTACCGGTGGCGTCGGAAGCAGGGCCATTTCCATGATCGTGCCAAGGGTGTAGCTCTTTCCACCGCCTTGGACACCGAAGAGACTGATGGTGTGGGTCTCGTTCAGATCGAGTGCCACCCTGAGGCCGGCACTCTCGCCTAACAACCCGAATTGAGGCGAATCGCGGGTTGCGCCCAAGACCACGTCCGGGCGAACCACCGTGCCGATTGCGTTCGTGTCCCTGGAGCCTGGGTCGGTGTCCGGAGACTCGACGGCGGGCGCGACGGCCTGATGGGGTACTCCGTCGATCGTCGGTTCGCCCTCGGCGAGAGCGGCCGGCTCCCGACCGGGTTGTCCGGTTTCGGTCGGGTCGGAGATGGATGGCTCGCTCTCGTCGGCAGCGGCGTCGGGTTGGCCGTCGTCCCTGCCAAGGGCTGCCGACCGGGTTACCGCGTCGATCGAAACGTCCGGCGGCAGTGGCGGGCCGTCATTGACAGCCGTGGCGTAGGCGGGGATAACAGTGTCGTCGGCGGGGACGTCGTGGCTGCGTGACGGTGCCCGGAACGCCGCCGTCCAGAGCCGGGGAACGGAGAGGTCTTCTCCGGCCAACGTCGTCCCGTCGGGGTGCTCGGCGGTGAGGCTGGCGGGGTCTGTGGGGATTGCCGCTATCAGCTCCTGGATCAGTTCCCGGCCCACCCGGTGAAACTCGGTACCTCCCTCGTGCTCGGTGTCACAACCGTGACCATTGAGGTCGAAGATCAAGCCGGTGCGGGTGAACTCGAGGTGGTAGCCGTCGTCAAGCCGGTCGACGAGCCACCGCGCTTCGCGTGCTGCTGCCGCATGCATGATCCGATGGCGGACTGCCCGATCGAGGTAGAAGCGGAGGACCGTGGCCAGCCGGTGGTTGTGCAGCACCCGATCCACTCGGTCTGGCTGGCGGTGTTCAGGGTCGAAGAGCTCAGCCAGAACACGCTGGCTACCGTCGAGCTGCGCCTGCATCCGATCCTTCAAGTGCTGGTAGGCACCCGGGTCAGCCAGCGTCGAATAACACTTCACCTCCACCAGCCGGCAGGTGATCGTCCGACGACGAGCATCCAGGCTGAACAGGGCGAGATCGCTCCGGTGCAGCCGGGTGCGTTCGCCGACGGCGTCGGCACGGCGGCGCGTCTCCTGGTAGAGATCCAGGTGAGAGTCCAGCGGAAGCAGCACCTGGTCCGACAGGACTCCCTGATAGTCGAGGTACAGCCGTGCCAAGGCAAGACCGAACACTTCGGTCCGCTGGGTCGGCGCGGTCGAGGCGAGTTTGAAGGCGAGCCGTCCGGAAAGAAGCCGAAGCTGATCAAAGAACGAGGCGACGTGCCGTTCGTGGACCGGAAAGCCGTGTTGTCGGATGACGGGGTCGAGCAGCGCCCGCAACTCCTCGACGGATCGGCTGCTGATCACCACGTGATGGTCTAGCGGATTACCCAGGTCCGAGTCGTGGTCGATCACGTAGTGGTGGCGCTCGCCGCTCCCCGGCTCGTCGAAGTAGTCGAGGCCGAGAGTACGGTCGATGGTAAGCACCCAGTCGCTGACAGTATGCGCTTTGTGGATCAGCGCGCGGTCCTGCGCGGTCAGGGAGAGAGTGATCCGTGGCACCGACTGCGCACCAGGCTCGCCGGTAGCGACGGTGGCGGTGCTCGCGGAGATCAGCGCTGGAAGTGACGAGAGCAGGTCGGAGAGCTCCTCGGCCCCCGGCAGCGAGTAGGCCGGACCGTGTCTGGGCAGTTTCCGCCACGAGGTCAACTCGGCGTCCTGCCCGTACTCTGAGACCAGGTCTTGGCGGAGCCCGTGGACGGGCGCGGGAACAGGCGGCGCTGCGGGTGCCGCGTCGATCTGCTCGCCACCGAACGCGTCGAAGAGCACGGTCAGATGTGCCGAGGTGTCTCCGGCTGCGGATCGAAACTCGGCGATCGGCCGCAGCGCGACCGAGAGTTTCGGCACGATGCCCGGGACCGGCATATGGAATGCTTCCGCCTCGGCCACGCTGCTCCAGGTACCGCCCAGTAGGTCGGCGAGAGCGGCTCCGGCGTCGGGGTGACCCGGGTTGGGCAGGAAGAGCCGGATGTCGTAGCTGAGGTCCGCGCATTCGGCTCGACCCTGCAACTCGACGAGGGCGGCCGCGAGGTGTTCGGCCCGGCCGGCGTTTACCGCGTTCAGGGCCAGCGTCGTGACGTAGGGGTGAAGCCGCAGGTAACGCTCGATGCGATCAGCGAGTCGTCGACCGGTCAGGCCGGCATCCGGCTGTCCGGCCGGGTCCGGCAGTCGGAGGGTGGCGGCGACGCCCGCCAGGACATCCTGCGGGTCGGCGGTGTCCGATGGCAGATAGACCCCCCAGTAGGTGAATGGACCTTCCGCCGCCACCGCTAGACGACCGCCCGAACGCGGGACGGTAAGGGGAAAGCCGGTGGGAGTGAGCTGGAACAACGCCGCCTGCGCGCTTTCCGCCGCCTCCGGGTCCTGATCCCGGACGTCGCTGAGCCAGCGCTGACCCAATTCGGCCCACGTAACCAGCCAAAGAAGGCGGAGGGGGTGGGTGGGAGCGACCAGCAGGACTTCGGAGCGGACACCGTACGCGTCCACATGTTCGACGGCGATGGTGTCCACCCGGAGAATCTCGGAGAGCTCGCGCAGGCGGGCGGGGAGTTCGTCGGGCGAGGCGCGTTCGGCTCGCCGTAGCTGCCAGGCGATCAGCTCGGCATAGCGCTCGGCGTACTCCCGACTGGTTTCCCGGATCTCGCGCAGGTCGCAGCCTTCGACGATGTACTCCTGGTCACCTCGGACAGCAGTGAAGACGCTGTGTCGCGCGGTGTGGAATCGCTCGACCACCTCGGTGAGGTGGTCAGGCCACGCCAGCGACTGCGCTTCCGTTGCGCCCGAGTCGGCACCGATGCCGGACGACACCCGCCAATGGGCGAGACGTCTGGGATTGGCGAGGATAGCGCGCTGGATCCGGGTCAACACCGGCGAGAGCGGGATGGTGACGCGACCGGCGGTCCCGAAGCTGACCTCGACGAGATCACCGTCGTGTTGCCAGGCCCGATGGTGTACCTCGACGGCGTCACCGGGCGCGTCGAAAGCGCAGCGTAGGAGGGCGTGGGTGAGCCCGACATCGCGTCGGTTCTGTCGCGGCTCCGGCTCGTCGACGTCCCCGTCGGGCACGACGAAGAAGCGGTCGCTCTCGTTGCCGGGCTGGTCGGGCTGGGTGGTCTCGACCGGAAGCGGGATGCCTTCTGAGTCGACCGGCAGTACCCGTACGTAGTGCCAGCCCGCGGTCAGCCCGGCCGCGCGGAGGTTCCTGAGATTCGCCCGGTACGTCGACTTGGCGAGGGTACTGACCTTGACCTTGGTAGCCACGCCCGTCGGGCCGCCCTCCTCGGGGACGAGCTCCACGGCGAACTTGGCCAGCCCGGTGACCTGTCGTGGGTCCGGCTCGACCTGGAAGCTGACCGGAAGCACGTTCCGACCGTGCGTTCCGGTCGGTAGGTAGAGCTGGCCACTGATGTTCTGGAGTACCGGGTCGTTGACGTGCTGGGGGTCGGTGCCGGCGCGCGGCAGGTCCAGCTCGCCGACCGTGATCCGGAGCGCGACGTCGGCCTGTACCTGGCGCAGCGGCCACTGCTGGAAGGAGAATCGCCAGTTAACTCGGTCGACGACGATCCGGCGAGCCCAGCGGCGGGGATCGGTCAAGCCGGCGGCCTCCGCCGACGCGCTGGCCGTAGCGAGGAAGTCGGCCAGCCGCGCCCGGAACGCCGGGTCGGTGAGTTGCAACTCGACGACCCGCTGCCGCGCGGGCCTGGCCGAGTCGACGAGGGTGGCGGTGCTCTCCAGGTTGCGGGTGGTCCAGGTGCGGACGCTGCGCAGGTCGGTGAAGAGCGCGAAGTCGGGGACCAGGCCGAGTTCGAAGATCGCCGCTCCGGCGGCCTGTGGGTCGCTGTCGTTCTGAATGACGGTGAGCAGGTAGCGGGCACGGGCGATCGCCGTGGCATAAACCCACCGGCGCTCCCGGAGCACTCCGAAGATCTCGATCACGCCGTCGCGCAGCGCTGGGGGAAGCTCCGCCAGCAGGTGGTCGGCCAAGTCGGCGTAGACGTCGCCGAGTTCGATCTGCTCGAAGGTGGCGATGCCGAAGGAGTCCTCGGCGCTGGCGCGGGTGCCCGGGGGGACGAAGACCAGCAGCGGCGGCCGGGGGTCGCCGTGCACGTCGGGGTTCCGTAGCTCGATCAGCTTGGTGCTGGTGACGGCGTTGTCGCTGGCGGCGGAGTCCGCACCGGCCAGCACGTACACCTGCCCGTCGGGACCCAATGCGCGGCGGACACCGTCGCAGAGCCGGCTTGCGAGCGCCACGTCGAGATCGGTGTTCCGCATGCAGTGACCCGGTGCCCGGTGACGGAGCATGTCGACCAGCCGGGGAGCGAGCAGTCGCTCCAGCGCGTTGTCGAGGTCGTCCTCGGTCAGTTCTCGTAGCCCCGTGCTCACCGCGTCGTCCCGTCCGTGTTCACCACGTAGCGTGGGGTTATGGTTTGGCTGAGGTAGGCATCCGACAGGTCGGAGTAGAAGCCGATTTCCCGCAGCCTGCTGACGAAGGCGTCCAGATTGGCACGCAGGGCGGCGTGGTCGGTGATTGTCGCCCGGTCGAAGCCGTCGCCGGGCGGCAGCCGGTCCACGTACAAGCCGTAGCGGTTCCGCAGGATCGCCAGGAACTCGTCGACCCGGAGCTCGGCGGTGCGCATGCCACCGCCCGGCGCCGGCGTGAGCAGGGCGATCTGCAACAGCACCTCGAGTAGCCGACCGTCGAGGACGAAGCGCCGCTGCCCTCGGCGGGGCTGGGCGATCATCGCGCCCGAGCGGTTCTTCAGCAACAGCGCGTCGAGGCACTCGGTGAGGTACTTGCGGTGGAAGTTGACCTTGTAGGCGGTGACGATCTCGACGTAGGTGGTGAAGTCGTCGAGCCCTAGATCGATGATCTCTCTGATCTCCCGCTCCCGGTCGTCTGCCGCAGTGCTCTCCAGCAGTCCGGTCAGCTTGTAGGTGCCGAAGGCGTCCCGGTCCTTGTTCCAGCTCGGCCCGAGCAGGCGGAGCAGGTCGACCACCGGCACCGGTCCCTCCGCACCCGTGACCCGTTTGCCGCGCCGCTGGAGATGCCGAGCGAAGTCGTCGAGCTTCTTGACCAGGTAGCTGGACCGGACAAAGTCCGGGATCCGCGCGTACCAGGTCTGCGCGCTGCGCTGTGCGAGCTTCGCCGCTGGACTGTTCGGCGTCCCACCGACGTCGAGGAAGAAGCCGTGCTGGGACTCGGGGATCTGGCCAGCGGTGAGCGCCGGCAGGGTCTTGAGCAGCCTCAGGTGGTAGAGCCCCAGATGAAAGGCGAAGAGGATCTTGAGATAGTCGATCATGACGCTACGGGGGATGAACCGTCGGTGGTAGAGCAGCCGAACCACGTCGTCGGCGAGAAGCTGCGCCGAGTCCGGCAACAACGGCGGGTACGACATGCGTGCCCGGTTGTCCCGGGTGTCGGTCACCTTGTTCTTGACCGCTTCCACCAAGCTGATCAGCGCCTGGGTCTCCACGTCGACGTCGGTGGTCAATGGACCGAGCGCACCGTTCAGGTCGGGGAAGAAGAACTCGCGCAGCAGTCGCAGGGTGTCGCCGTCGCGGCCCGCCGAAGCGTGCCGGAGCAATTCGTAGAGATGTTCGTCAGCTCCGTAGGGACGGGAGTGCCGGGCGTTGCGCAGTCGGTAGGTGTAGCCGTACAGCGGCCGGAGGCCGGCGATCTTCTGGGTCGGCTTGCCGCGGTTCACCATGTCGATCAGGTGGCTCTCCACCCACCGCCGGGTGGTCTCCGCGTCGAAGCCCTCGAAGAGGTGCCGGTTCTCCTCCCTCCCGCTCATCTCCTCGGCATAGTGGTCAACGGTGAGGTCGGCGCTGCGGGAGACCCGGCTCGGCGCGCCGCCGTGGTGCAGCCGCATCAGGAAAGCGGTCAGCACCCGGTCCATGTCGAGCAGCTTGTAGTCGATGTAGCTGATCCCGGGGTGACGGAAGTCGGTGTCCTGTTGCTTCAGCCCCATTACCGGTCCCCCGCCGTCTCGCCTCGATGCATCACCAGCAGCCCGCCCGGTTCCCGGCGGACCCGGCTCAGCTCACCCCGGGCGGAGGCGAGCAGGATCTCCTGGTACGGCGCGGCCGAGAGCTCATTTTTGAAGATCGTCAATCCTAGGTAGAGTCCCTGCTGGTCGGCTTCTCCCGGAAGATAGCCCGCCCCCAGCCGATGCAGCAGCTCGAAGAGGTCGAGTCGGATCCGTAACTGGGCGCGATGACCTGCTTCACCGTGGTATCGGAGCACGAGGGCATCGGGTTGGCTCTCCAGGTACGGATTGCTCGGCTCGTCGCCGACGGAGAGGGCGAGCCGGTCCTTCGGAAAGAGCCGATAGCTGCGGATCGTCTCCCCGGGCACCTGACGCAGCCGTAGCGCCAGCACGTCCCCGAGCTGCCGGGGATCGGTGAGCCCCTCGCTGCGGTTGATCGCGTCCACCAACTCGTCCAGCCGTTCCCCGACGCTGTCGGGGTGCTTGAGCAGGGTCAGCAGTCGGTCCGCGCCCCGGTACGGCAGGAGGCTGCGGGACCGACGCTGGTCGAGGCTCTCGAAGTAGAACCGGCGGCGGGCTGCGGCGACGTATCGGCGATGGGCAGCCCGTTCGTCCTGCTCCGGTGCCGAACTTCGGGTGAGCTGCTCGGCGAGCCGGGCGAGGAGCCGCTGATCCTGGTCGCCGCGGCCGTCGACGGTCACCAGGGCCCGGCCCGCCGCCGGACCGAGGTAGTCCAACTGCCGGTCGAGCGCAGGAGCCGGGGCGCTGGCCAGGTCGACCTCCCGCAACAGCCGCAGGAGGCGGTCCTGCCCGCCCGGCAGACCGGCATAGCTGGTGAAGTAGTGCGAGTCGAGGATCGCGTCGGTGTCGTTGGCCGCGTACAACTGGTGGATCGAGGCGCAGTCCCGCCCGGAGGTCAACATGTACGCGAAGGCCGACCGGAGGTCCCGCATGGTGATGTGCAGCCGGCCGCGCAGGTCGGCGAGCCGGTAGAGATCACGCAGTCGTTCCCGGATCTGCGGGCCGGCGGTGGGATGTGCGAAGGTGAGCGCGTTGTGCCGGGCGTAGCAGGTCCGCTCCAGGGCGCAGCCGCCGCAGGCCGACCAGTACCGCTCGTCGGTGAGCCGGATCAGCAACCGATCGAAGATCGACTCCTGAAGTTCGGAGGTCGGGGCGAGCAGGCTTCGCCGGTTGAGGTTGACCACCACGGTCCGCGCTGGGGTCGGCTCCCCCGTAGCCCGGCCCGGACCAACTCGGCCAGCTTCGGGTACGCCTTCTCCTCAGTGCTCAGAAAATCGACCAGCCGGCCCTCGTTGATGGCGATGAGCCGGGTCTCGTCCTGCGGCCAGGCCGACGCGTCCCTTCCGGCGAAGGGCGCGAAGAACGCCTGGAGCACCTCGTCGTTGGTGGTGTCCCCCTCGTCCTGGCTGCCGTCGTAGTTGATCCGGCACCAGCGACCGCTGGGGAGCTGGAAGTCGACGCCGTTGGAGCGCGGCGGACCGGTCACCGCGCCCCGCTCGGCGGCCTGCTCGGCGAGTCGCTCTAAGAACGCGGTCTTGCCGTCACCCGCGTTCCCGGTGATGATCACCAGGTCGTGATCGCCGCTGAGCACCGCCGGGCGAAGCCGGTCGTCCAGCGCGGTCTCCACGTAGAGCTTCTGGGTGTCCTTGCCCCGGGTGCCGGCGTTGCTGCGGACGCTCTGGCTGTAGAGCGTCTGAAGATAGTCGACGAAGGAGTTCGCGCCGGTGGTCTCCGGGGCTGGCTCCGGAACGGGCGGCGGGGGCGGTGCCGTGCGGATCTCCCGGATCTCGCCGAGAGCAGCGAGGAACCGCTCGGCGCTGCCGTAGCGATCGCTACGACGCGGCGCGATAGCTCGGCAGACCATCTTGGCGACCGGATCGGCCAGGTCACCGAGGCCGATGAAGTTGCGCGGATCACGCGGCGGCTCTCCGGGTACGGGTTGCGCCGCATCCCAGGGGTAGCCGCCGCCGGTCAGCAACTCGTAGAGCGTCACGCCGAGCGCGTAGACGTCCCGGTCGGCAAGGTCGGCCTGGTCGAGGTGGCGGTTACCGCGAAGGTCCGGGGCGACGTACCGGGGAGTGCCCCCGGGCGGCGAGAGGGTGGATTCGCTGTGCAGCGCGATGTTGAAGTCGATGATCTTCGCGCCGCGTTCGCTCCAGTAGAGGTTGGCCGGCTTGATGTCGCAGTGGTAGACGCCGTTCTGGTGCAGGAAGACCAGGCCGCGTGCCACGTCGGCGGCGAGCGCCAGCGCGTCGGCCGGGCCCAACGACTTGTCGGCGAGCAACGCCTTGACGTCCCGCCCCTCGACGTACTCGAAGGCGAGGTAGGGGATCTGCCGGCCGTGCAGGTAGTCGGCGACCTCGACCTTTACCACGTTCGGGTGCGGCGGCAGCTTGGCGAGGATCTTGTACTCGTGGCGGAGCCGCTCGATCACCGACTCCCGGTCCCGGAGCACCAGCTTCACCGCCCGGTCGGCCCCGGCCAGGTCGTCGTAGACCTGGTAGGCCACGCTGGACTGGCCGCGCCCCAACCGGCGGCGCACCGTGTACTTCGGGGTCAGCGGATACCCTTCCGGCAGGCGCCAGAAGTCCGGCTCGTCCGCTCCGCCTGGGCCGGCGGGGTCGGCCGGGGGCGGCGTCGGCGGCTCCCGACGTCGCCCGAGCGCCGCCTGCATCTCGTCGAGCGCCTCGTCGGCGCTGGGCCGGGCCGACGGGGCCTGCGCACACATCCGCTTGAGCAGCGCGCTGAGCCCCGCCGACAGCCCTGCTTCCGCCATCGGTGCGTCAGGGAGGACGCTGCCGCGTTCGAACTGGTCGGTGGAGGAGGTGAAGGGCAACTCCCCGGTGAGCACCCGGTAGGCGATGACACCTGCCGCGTACACGTCGGAGGCGGTGGTCATCTTCTCCGGGTGCGCCTGGCACTCCGGGGCCACGTACTGCTCGTCGAGCGCGTCGGCGAGGAGCCGCAGCACGGTGGGGTCTCGGGGCGGCCCGGCCGGGCGGGCGTAGTCGAAACCGGTCAGCAGCGCCCGCCCGCTCTCGGTGATCAGCACGGTGGTGGGGCTGAGCGCCCGGTGGACCACCCGGTTGCGGTGGGCGTGGGCGAGACCGCGCAGCACGTCGACCACCACACGGAGCTTCGCGTCCGCAGCTAGCGCGGCCCGGGGATTGTCCAGGTACGTCCGGAGCGGCTGCCCGGCCACGTCGTCGAGGACGAGCACGAACGCGCTGCCGTCCTCGATGGGAAAGAAGTCCCGCCGCCCCACCACGCACGGGTGGCCGCCCATCCGGGTCAGCGCGTCGTAGGCGTTGGCGATCTGGCGTTCCTCGGCCCGCCGCTCCTCCTCCGGCAGGAACGGATCGGCCCGGTAGACCCGGAGCAGGGCCGAGTCCCCGGAGTGCCGAGTGGCGGAGTTGACCGCCCGGTATTCGGTGACGATGTCATCACCGCCGAGGCGCTCCCGCACCTCCCAGTTGCCGAAGCGCTGCGGGCCGGTGGGCAGGTCGACGATGCCGTGCAGGGCGCTGATGATCGCCGCATGATGGCCTCGGACGTCCCGGGGGAAGCCGGTGCGTACGCGGGTCGGGTCGCCCAGGGCGTCGACCAGGTCGGGCAGGGTGACGGTGTCCTCGGCGTCGTTGCCGACCTGGTCGATCAGCTTCGCGTTGTCGGCGGTCAACACCACGAGCGCGCCGACGTAGACCCGGTTGAGTGCGGCGTGTTGCCGGCGCAGCAGGTCGGCGACCACCCGGGCGTGCTGCCGCAGCTTGGCCGCGGGGGAGCCGAAGGCGTCCCGACCGGACGGATACCATCGCGCGCCGGCCACCTCGATTCGGCCGGCGGTGCCCTTGACGTCAACCAGCCAGACTGCGTGCGGCGTGATCACCACCAGGTCGATCTCGAAGATGCCGGCTCGGCCACGCACCTCGATGTTGTGCAGGACGGACCAATCGTCGGGGGCGTGATCCCGCAGCAGGGCGACGACCTTGCGTTCTGCGTCGTTGACCGGGGGACCGCCACCGACGATTTGTGCCATGAGCTAGCCAGCCGCCTCTCGGACCGCTTGATCGAGCAGAGTCAGAGCTTGATCCTCCCTTCTATCAGCCTCGTCCCGATCCCGGTAGGCCTGCCGCACCGTCTCCGCAATCCGCTCCCGATCTGCGGACGTACACAGCGGTACGGGAATCCTCCTCCGCAGCGTCGAGTTAATGTCTTGTGGTCCGGTTCCCGCGCAAAGTGAACGCATCGTTCGAAAGGCTGCTTCGGAGCGGAGGTACGCGAAGAGGTATGCCCCGCTTATGCTTTGAGGGCCAGGTCGCACCCTAAGGAGATGCTCAGAAAATACGTATCGCTTTTGCCACTCTGGGGAAATGAAAGCAGCTCTACCGATCAGTGATCTATCCGTTAGTAGGCCTTGTGATGCTATCAGTGTCGTCTCTGGATCGGAGCGCAAACGAGCAGCCTCTGCATCTCGTAGGGCGATGTGTCGAGGTTCTGGCCGGCTCCAGAATACTTGCTCCTGGCCGACGAGTTCGAAGCCGCTGCCCTCGTCTGCGTCCACCCTCTTGAATCTGTTGCCGCGAGAGAGCTCGCCATCATCGCAAATGTTTCCTAGGCTTTCGTGGTCGAGCTGCTTTGTTCTCCGCCTTAATGCTTGGATGCGGCCGTCATAGTTCAGTGCGCGGAGAGAGGTGCTGCTGAGGTCGCGGACGGCGAATCCGGTTGCCCCTGGCTGCTTGTGCCAGGAGTAGTCGACCAGCTCTGAGAGACCAGCGCTGGTGAATAGGTCACGGGTGGCTTCGCGTACGCCGGCTTGGAAGCTCGCGCGCAGCTCAGCGGCCTGCTCGATGAGGTGGTGGATTTGATTCTCGACTTCCGCGTCGAATCGCGGAACAGGAAGCCCGGCGATGTGGTGCGGTTCGATGTGCTGAATGATCGCCCCGTAGGCGGCACTGGTGATGATCGGTACACCGTATCTGCTTTGCAGGAAGGCGTTGAGGTATCCGGGATGGATCTTTTCCGGGTGGGGGCGCACCTTCATGATGTGCTGGGACGACCAGATATCGGCCATGTCTGGCCTAACGTAGGTCATCCGGCCAATGGTGCCGGAACAGGAGATCAGGGTGGTGCCGGGATCTACCCGAAGAAAGGAAAGCTTCTCCGCGTCGCTTCTGCGAAGTAGTGGCAGCCAGCTGAAGTCTGCCTCCAGCATGTCGGTGCTGCCGATAAACGGAACGCCGTGCTTGGGGTCGGTCAAGTAAACCCGACGAAACTTAGGGCCATTGTAGATGCCACCTTGGTAGCCATGGGTCAGGCTGTGCAACGGATCTTTACGAACGGCTAGGCGTTCGAGGAGTTTTTTGGCCTCGTAGGCGCCGGAGAGGAAGGGTGATGGGTCGAGGCGGAAGCCCTGCTCGGAGAGCCAGGAGGAACGGACCGGGTTGTCAGCATTGACGAGCTTCAAGAAGCTTCCTTAAAACCATTCGCGTAGGGTGTCGCGAAGTTGACAGAAGGCGCGATCCTGGCAGTGCCGTACGGAGATCTTCTGGGCCAGGCGGCCGAAGGCGGCGTTGGACCGGTCGGCCCGGTGGTGCCGGCGGAGGAACTCCAGCGCGGCCTTGGGATCGGGTGGCTTACTGGCACCGTCCGGCCAGTGGCCGCTGCGCCGCAGCACGTCACGGAAGTCTGCGCCGCACTTGAGTGCCTCGGCGACGTGTGGATTCTCCTGCCACACCCAGGCTTCCAGCTCCGGCTCGATGACGATCACCGCCGAGTGGGACCAGGCGGGCTTAAGCTTCGTCCCAATGTGCTCCCGGATCTGCTCGGGGGTGGGGCTCCCCTCCCAGGCCAGATCGAGCATGGCGACCGCATGCCGGTGCGACCGCTCGTAGGGTTGGAGCAGCTCGGCCGCTCGGCCGTAGACATCGGGGTCACGGAACGGCGCCACGATGAGGTCTTCGCGCGGGTCGAAGCGAAAGGGGTTGCAACCGATGCTGCGATGGCACTGTGGCCGCCCGAGGAAACCGCGCAGCATCTGATCCATGGCGGCGTCGGCGACGAGGAAGACGACGTCCCGTTTCATGCCAGCACCCCGGCGGCGAAGAGGCTGCCCACGTCCAACG
The nucleotide sequence above comes from Micromonospora pallida. Encoded proteins:
- the mads7 gene encoding methylation-associated defense system protein MAD7 produces the protein MGLKQQDTDFRHPGISYIDYKLLDMDRVLTAFLMRLHHGGAPSRVSRSADLTVDHYAEEMSGREENRHLFEGFDAETTRRWVESHLIDMVNRGKPTQKIAGLRPLYGYTYRLRNARHSRPYGADEHLYELLRHASAGRDGDTLRLLREFFFPDLNGALGPLTTDVDVETQALISLVEAVKNKVTDTRDNRARMSYPPLLPDSAQLLADDVVRLLYHRRFIPRSVMIDYLKILFAFHLGLYHLRLLKTLPALTAGQIPESQHGFFLDVGGTPNSPAAKLAQRSAQTWYARIPDFVRSSYLVKKLDDFARHLQRRGKRVTGAEGPVPVVDLLRLLGPSWNKDRDAFGTYKLTGLLESTAADDREREIREIIDLGLDDFTTYVEIVTAYKVNFHRKYLTECLDALLLKNRSGAMIAQPRRGQRRFVLDGRLLEVLLQIALLTPAPGGGMRTAELRVDEFLAILRNRYGLYVDRLPPGDGFDRATITDHAALRANLDAFVSRLREIGFYSDLSDAYLSQTITPRYVVNTDGTTR
- the mads6 gene encoding methylation-associated defense system protein kinase MAD6: MAQIVGGGPPVNDAERKVVALLRDHAPDDWSVLHNIEVRGRAGIFEIDLVVITPHAVWLVDVKGTAGRIEVAGARWYPSGRDAFGSPAAKLRQHARVVADLLRRQHAALNRVYVGALVVLTADNAKLIDQVGNDAEDTVTLPDLVDALGDPTRVRTGFPRDVRGHHAAIISALHGIVDLPTGPQRFGNWEVRERLGGDDIVTEYRAVNSATRHSGDSALLRVYRADPFLPEEERRAEERQIANAYDALTRMGGHPCVVGRRDFFPIEDGSAFVLVLDDVAGQPLRTYLDNPRAALAADAKLRVVVDVLRGLAHAHRNRVVHRALSPTTVLITESGRALLTGFDYARPAGPPRDPTVLRLLADALDEQYVAPECQAHPEKMTTASDVYAAGVIAYRVLTGELPFTSSTDQFERGSVLPDAPMAEAGLSAGLSALLKRMCAQAPSARPSADEALDEMQAALGRRREPPTPPPADPAGPGGADEPDFWRLPEGYPLTPKYTVRRRLGRGQSSVAYQVYDDLAGADRAVKLVLRDRESVIERLRHEYKILAKLPPHPNVVKVEVADYLHGRQIPYLAFEYVEGRDVKALLADKSLGPADALALAADVARGLVFLHQNGVYHCDIKPANLYWSERGAKIIDFNIALHSESTLSPPGGTPRYVAPDLRGNRHLDQADLADRDVYALGVTLYELLTGGGYPWDAAQPVPGEPPRDPRNFIGLGDLADPVAKMVCRAIAPRRSDRYGSAERFLAALGEIREIRTAPPPPPVPEPAPETTGANSFVDYLQTLYSQSVRSNAGTRGKDTQKLYVETALDDRLRPAVLSGDHDLVIITGNAGDGKTAFLERLAEQAAERGAVTGPPRSNGVDFQLPSGRWCRINYDGSQDEGDTTNDEVLQAFFAPFAGRDASAWPQDETRLIAINEGRLVDFLSTEEKAYPKLAELVRAGLRGSRPQRGPWWSTSTGEACSPRPPNFRSRSSIGC
- the mads5 gene encoding methylation-associated defense system restriction endonuclease subunit S MAD5, with product MKLVNADNPVRSSWLSEQGFRLDPSPFLSGAYEAKKLLERLAVRKDPLHSLTHGYQGGIYNGPKFRRVYLTDPKHGVPFIGSTDMLEADFSWLPLLRRSDAEKLSFLRVDPGTTLISCSGTIGRMTYVRPDMADIWSSQHIMKVRPHPEKIHPGYLNAFLQSRYGVPIITSAAYGAIIQHIEPHHIAGLPVPRFDAEVENQIHHLIEQAAELRASFQAGVREATRDLFTSAGLSELVDYSWHKQPGATGFAVRDLSSTSLRALNYDGRIQALRRRTKQLDHESLGNICDDGELSRGNRFKRVDADEGSGFELVGQEQVFWSRPEPRHIALRDAEAARLRSDPETTLIASQGLLTDRSLIGRAAFISPEWQKRYVFSEHLLRVRPGPQSISGAYLFAYLRSEAAFRTMRSLCAGTGPQDINSTLRRRIPVPLCTSADRERIAETVRQAYRDRDEADRREDQALTLLDQAVREAAG
- the mads4 gene encoding methylation-associated defense system protein MAD4; protein product: MKRDVVFLVADAAMDQMLRGFLGRPQCHRSIGCNPFRFDPREDLIVAPFRDPDVYGRAAELLQPYERSHRHAVAMLDLAWEGSPTPEQIREHIGTKLKPAWSHSAVIVIEPELEAWVWQENPHVAEALKCGADFRDVLRRSGHWPDGASKPPDPKAALEFLRRHHRADRSNAAFGRLAQKISVRHCQDRAFCQLRDTLREWF